Proteins encoded in a region of the Microbacterium neungamense genome:
- the typA gene encoding translational GTPase TypA: MAHALRPDLRNVAIVAHVDHGKTTLVDAMLRQTGSFGEHAHVEERAMDSNDLEREKGITILAKNTAITYNGPHTDVPVTINVVDTPGHADFGGEVERALSMVDGVVLLVDASEGPLPQTRFVLRKALEAKLPVILLVNKTDRPDARIAEVEEEAHDLLLGLASDLVDDVPDLDVDALLDVPVVYASGRAGAASANRPANGELPDNDDLEPLFEAILKHVPAPSYDDEAPLQAWVTNLDSSPFLGRLALLRIFNGTLKKGQTVAWVRHDGSTSTARITELLMTRALERYPAESAGPGDIVAIAGFPDITIGETIADPEDIRPLPAITVDDPAISMTIGTNTSPLAGKVKGHKLTARMVKDRLDRELIGNVSLKVVDIGRPDAWEVQGRGELALAILVENMRREGFELTVGKPQVVTRKGEDGKVKEPYEHLTIDAPEEYLGAITQLLAARKGRMESMTNHGTGWVRMEFIVPSRGLIGFRTEFMSATRGTGIANAIAHGYDDWAGQIVARASGSIVADRAGVATPFAMMALQERMSFFVQPTEEVYEGMVVGENTRADDMDVNITKEKKLTNMRSSTADELEKLTPPRQLSLEECLEFARDDECVEVTPEKVRIRKVILDQTLRAREAARQKRQDANA, encoded by the coding sequence ATGGCGCACGCCCTCCGCCCCGACCTCCGAAACGTCGCGATCGTCGCGCACGTCGACCACGGCAAGACGACGCTCGTCGACGCGATGCTGCGGCAGACCGGCTCCTTCGGCGAGCACGCGCACGTCGAAGAGCGCGCGATGGACTCGAACGACCTCGAGCGCGAGAAGGGCATCACGATCCTCGCCAAGAACACGGCGATCACCTACAACGGCCCGCACACCGACGTCCCGGTGACCATCAACGTGGTGGACACCCCCGGTCACGCCGACTTCGGCGGCGAGGTCGAGCGCGCGCTGTCCATGGTGGACGGCGTCGTGCTCCTCGTCGACGCGAGCGAAGGCCCGCTGCCGCAGACCCGGTTCGTGCTGCGCAAGGCGCTCGAGGCCAAGCTGCCGGTGATCCTGCTCGTCAACAAGACCGACCGTCCGGATGCCCGGATCGCCGAGGTCGAGGAGGAGGCGCACGACCTGCTGCTCGGGCTCGCGTCCGACCTCGTCGACGACGTGCCCGACCTCGACGTCGACGCCCTTCTGGACGTCCCGGTCGTCTACGCGTCCGGCCGCGCCGGCGCGGCATCCGCCAATCGCCCCGCGAACGGCGAGCTGCCCGACAACGACGACCTCGAGCCGCTGTTCGAGGCGATCCTGAAGCACGTGCCGGCGCCGTCGTACGACGACGAGGCGCCGCTGCAGGCGTGGGTCACCAACCTCGACTCCTCGCCGTTCCTCGGCCGCCTCGCGCTGCTGCGCATCTTCAACGGCACCCTGAAGAAGGGGCAGACCGTCGCGTGGGTCCGCCACGACGGGTCCACGAGCACCGCCCGCATCACCGAGCTGCTGATGACCAGGGCGCTGGAGCGGTATCCCGCCGAATCCGCCGGCCCCGGCGACATCGTCGCGATCGCCGGTTTCCCGGACATCACGATCGGCGAGACCATCGCCGACCCCGAGGACATCCGGCCGCTGCCCGCCATCACGGTCGACGACCCGGCGATCTCGATGACCATCGGCACGAACACCTCGCCGCTGGCCGGCAAGGTGAAGGGGCACAAGCTCACCGCCCGCATGGTCAAGGACCGCCTGGACCGCGAGCTGATCGGCAACGTGTCGCTCAAGGTGGTCGACATCGGCCGTCCGGATGCCTGGGAGGTGCAGGGCCGCGGCGAGCTCGCCCTGGCCATCCTGGTCGAGAACATGCGCCGTGAGGGCTTCGAGCTCACCGTCGGCAAGCCGCAGGTCGTCACCCGCAAGGGCGAGGACGGCAAGGTGAAGGAGCCGTACGAGCACCTCACGATCGACGCCCCGGAGGAGTACCTCGGCGCGATCACCCAGCTGCTCGCCGCGCGCAAGGGTCGCATGGAGAGCATGACCAACCACGGCACCGGCTGGGTTCGCATGGAGTTCATCGTGCCGTCGCGCGGCCTGATCGGCTTCCGCACCGAGTTCATGTCGGCCACCCGCGGCACCGGCATCGCGAACGCGATCGCGCACGGCTACGACGACTGGGCCGGGCAGATCGTGGCGCGGGCATCCGGGTCCATCGTGGCAGACCGGGCCGGCGTCGCCACCCCGTTCGCGATGATGGCGCTGCAGGAGCGGATGAGCTTCTTCGTGCAGCCCACCGAAGAGGTGTACGAGGGCATGGTCGTCGGCGAGAACACCCGCGCCGACGACATGGACGTGAACATCACCAAGGAGAAGAAGCTCACCAACATGCGCTCCTCCACGGCCGACGAGCTCGAGAAGCTCACCCCGCCGCGGCAGCTGTCGTTGGAGGAGTGCCTCGAGTTCGCGCGCGACGACGAATGCGTCGAGGTGACGCCGGAGAAGGTGCGCATCCGCAAGGTGATCCTGGACCAGACGCTGCGCGCCCGGGAGGCCGCCCGCCAGAAGCGCCAGGACGCCAACGCCTGA
- a CDS encoding phospholipase, with amino-acid sequence MPETQNTRASRRAAAASADATSNLDTTPNLDIPSSADRSRRTHRRLAGIGAAAAVGIALTAGLVQAPSAIAALTSAPSEAQLRKGAAVAQDAGIVLTNAQALNNVVVASGLDVPAAPVDLAELTGDVKALQSDDLTADRLTALTASAAKETDEVLADTETLQNALTQAREAEAQRIAAEEAARIEAERAAAEAAALASANTVEGAKATAREMAASQYGWGEGEFSCLESLWNKESGWNYQAYNDSSGATGIPQALPGSKMASAGADWQTNAATQIAWGLGYIDAVYGSPCAAWGHSQATNWY; translated from the coding sequence ATGCCCGAAACCCAGAACACCCGTGCGTCCCGGCGCGCCGCCGCGGCATCCGCCGACGCCACTTCGAACCTCGACACCACTCCGAACCTCGACATCCCCTCCAGTGCCGATCGCTCCCGCCGCACCCATCGCCGTCTCGCCGGGATCGGCGCCGCCGCGGCTGTCGGCATCGCCCTGACCGCCGGCCTGGTGCAGGCGCCGTCCGCCATCGCCGCCCTCACCTCCGCGCCCTCTGAGGCGCAGCTGCGCAAGGGCGCGGCCGTCGCCCAGGACGCCGGCATCGTCCTCACCAACGCGCAGGCTCTCAACAACGTCGTCGTGGCATCCGGCCTCGACGTGCCGGCCGCGCCGGTCGACCTCGCCGAGCTCACCGGCGACGTCAAGGCGCTGCAGTCGGACGACCTCACCGCCGACCGGCTCACCGCCCTGACCGCGAGCGCCGCGAAGGAGACCGACGAGGTCCTCGCGGACACCGAGACCCTCCAGAACGCGCTCACCCAGGCGCGCGAGGCCGAGGCGCAGCGCATCGCGGCCGAGGAGGCGGCCCGGATCGAGGCGGAGCGCGCCGCGGCGGAGGCGGCGGCGCTCGCGTCCGCGAACACCGTCGAGGGCGCCAAGGCCACCGCGCGCGAGATGGCCGCCTCGCAGTACGGCTGGGGGGAGGGCGAGTTCTCCTGCCTCGAGTCGCTGTGGAACAAGGAGTCCGGCTGGAACTACCAGGCCTACAACGACTCCAGCGGCGCGACCGGCATCCCGCAGGCCCTCCCCGGCAGCAAGATGGCCTCGGCCGGCGCGGATTGGCAGACGAACGCCGCCACCCAGATCGCCTGGGGCCTCGGCTACATCGACGCCGTGTACGGCAGCCCGTGCGCGGCGTGGGGCCACTCGCAGGCCACGAACTGGTACTGA
- a CDS encoding cupin domain-containing protein, with translation METLWALGDALGVPFATLVEEQSSPSRLIRADEHAGIPSAAAPYVATLLSACPPGARRDIYIIQAEPGEARRSLPHHRGTTEHVVLLSGSARLGPAEAPEVLHPGDYMSYPGDAAHVFEALEPGTSAVLLSELR, from the coding sequence GTGGAGACGCTGTGGGCCCTCGGCGACGCGCTCGGCGTGCCGTTCGCGACGCTCGTGGAGGAGCAGTCGAGTCCGTCACGGCTGATCCGGGCGGACGAGCACGCCGGCATCCCGTCGGCCGCCGCCCCGTACGTGGCGACCCTGCTGTCGGCCTGCCCTCCCGGAGCGCGGCGGGACATCTACATCATCCAGGCGGAGCCCGGCGAGGCGCGGCGATCGCTCCCCCACCATCGCGGCACCACCGAGCACGTGGTGCTCCTCAGCGGCTCGGCGCGGCTGGGTCCCGCCGAGGCCCCCGAGGTCCTGCATCCGGGCGACTACATGTCCTATCCGGGCGACGCCGCGCACGTGTTCGAGGCGCTGGAGCCCGGGACGAGCGCGGTGCTGCTGTCCGAGCTGCGCTGA
- a CDS encoding helix-turn-helix domain-containing protein, producing MNTWRTAVKSNEGEGRMADLRARIARSLRREREAHGISVSELARRAGVSKATVSQLRADRAIPAWRRCGPSATRSACRSRRSWRSSRVRHG from the coding sequence ATGAACACCTGGCGGACCGCCGTCAAGTCGAACGAAGGTGAGGGACGGATGGCAGACCTTCGCGCACGCATCGCCCGGTCGCTGCGCCGCGAGCGCGAGGCGCACGGGATCTCCGTGTCCGAGCTCGCCCGGCGCGCCGGCGTCTCCAAAGCGACGGTGTCGCAGCTGAGAGCGGATCGGGCAATCCCAGCGTGGAGACGCTGTGGGCCCTCGGCGACGCGCTCGGCGTGCCGTTCGCGACGCTCGTGGAGGAGCAGTCGAGTCCGTCACGGCTGA
- a CDS encoding IS3 family transposase (programmed frameshift) translates to MTVADVGTDDGAMAPRADRPKRRTFTAEFKAAILAEYDAADRSGRGEILRREGLYTSHIIEWRKAAAAGSLSGLGSKPRDRRERELQALRARAEKAEAELAKTRAALDLMGKGTRALGDALRERGQAAAVAAVINPAVDGLAEHVGTAAACALLGRSRASHYRAKNPPPPRPRTPRPAPANKLSAAERAHVLAVLTSQRFADKSVAQVWATLLDEGTYLCSMSTMHRILREHDMAGERRRQASHPPRTRPELVATAPGQVWSWDITKLKGPERGVYYDLYVVLDIFSRFVVGWTIAAREDAEIAKNLLEHAMGIHGVPEAIHADRGTSMTSKPVAQLLVDLGVARSHSRPHVSNDNPYSEAAFKTLKYAPVFPERFGSLADAGAFAEQFFAYYNHEHRHCGIGLHTPASVHFGTAGQVRAQRQTTLDAAYAARPERFGHRRPQAPTLPEAAWINQPSQEALIQTA, encoded by the exons ATGACGGTTGCTGACGTCGGCACCGATGATGGGGCTATGGCTCCTCGTGCTGACCGGCCCAAGAGGCGGACGTTCACCGCCGAGTTCAAAGCGGCGATCCTGGCCGAGTACGACGCCGCGGACCGCTCTGGGCGTGGGGAGATCCTGCGCCGGGAGGGCCTGTACACCTCCCACATCATCGAGTGGCGCAAGGCCGCGGCCGCCGGCTCGCTGTCCGGGCTGGGCAGCAAGCCGCGGGACCGGCGCGAGCGGGAGCTGCAGGCGCTACGGGCCCGGGCGGAGAAGGCCGAGGCCGAGCTGGCCAAGACCAGGGCGGCGCTGGACCTGATGGGAAAAG GCACACGCGCTCTTGGAGACGCTCTCCGAGAGCGCGGACAAGCCGCCGCGGTCGCCGCGGTGATCAACCCGGCCGTCGACGGGCTGGCCGAGCACGTCGGCACCGCGGCTGCGTGCGCGCTGCTGGGTCGCTCCCGCGCCAGTCACTACCGGGCCAAGAACCCGCCACCGCCACGTCCACGGACACCGCGGCCGGCACCGGCGAACAAGCTGTCCGCCGCCGAGCGGGCCCACGTGCTGGCCGTGTTGACCAGCCAGCGGTTCGCGGACAAGTCGGTCGCCCAGGTCTGGGCCACGCTGCTGGACGAGGGCACCTACCTGTGCTCGATGTCCACGATGCACCGGATCCTGCGCGAGCACGACATGGCCGGGGAACGGCGCCGGCAGGCGAGCCACCCGCCCCGGACCCGGCCCGAGCTCGTCGCGACGGCGCCGGGGCAGGTGTGGAGTTGGGACATCACAAAGCTCAAGGGGCCGGAGCGGGGCGTGTACTACGACCTGTACGTCGTGCTCGACATCTTCTCCAGGTTCGTCGTGGGCTGGACCATCGCGGCCCGCGAGGACGCCGAGATCGCCAAGAACCTGCTCGAGCACGCCATGGGCATCCATGGCGTGCCGGAGGCGATCCACGCCGACCGCGGGACCTCGATGACCTCCAAACCGGTCGCTCAGCTGCTCGTCGACCTCGGGGTGGCCAGGTCGCACTCCCGCCCGCACGTGTCGAACGACAACCCTTACAGCGAGGCGGCGTTCAAGACGCTGAAGTACGCCCCGGTCTTCCCCGAGCGCTTCGGGTCCCTGGCCGACGCCGGCGCGTTCGCCGAGCAGTTCTTCGCCTACTACAACCACGAGCACCGCCACTGCGGGATCGGGCTGCACACCCCCGCCAGCGTCCACTTCGGCACCGCCGGGCAGGTCCGCGCCCAGCGCCAGACCACCCTGGACGCGGCCTACGCCGCCCGTCCCGAGCGCTTCGGCCACCGCCGACCCCAGGCGCCCACGCTGCCCGAGGCCGCCTGGATCAACCAGCCCTCACAGGAGGCCCTCATACAGACCGCCTGA
- a CDS encoding helix-turn-helix domain-containing protein encodes MTTKTITWRLRTLMAERGMFKTTDLLEPLKAEGVALSREQVFRLVTQAPQRLNVEVLAALCTILDCTPSDLLVLDQAAVRSVEATGTSGRIEDIGDLRPVPARIQRPKP; translated from the coding sequence ATGACAACGAAGACGATCACCTGGCGGCTGCGAACGCTGATGGCCGAGCGCGGCATGTTCAAGACCACCGACCTCCTCGAACCGTTGAAAGCCGAAGGCGTCGCGCTCTCCCGCGAGCAGGTCTTCCGGCTGGTGACGCAGGCCCCGCAACGTCTCAACGTCGAGGTCCTTGCCGCGCTCTGCACGATCCTGGACTGCACGCCCAGCGACCTGCTCGTCCTCGATCAAGCTGCCGTGCGGTCGGTGGAGGCGACGGGCACGAGCGGGAGGATCGAGGACATCGGTGACCTGCGCCCCGTCCCCGCGCGCATCCAGCGACCGAAGCCGTGA
- a CDS encoding tyrosine-type recombinase/integrase: MSDDAEVLLLRQPGVVPLHEDAAVFSGMLDGFSRQQTSRGLATQTIQMRRWQVERFQRFADSYPWEWLPGDVEDFTTSLFSGPRPLARSTVRIYHLTLRAFCDFITDQRYGWVAECRSRFGSVPTQVCFEWNTVAHTVDFEGTPGRRPLDYDELEALFAVADARVETLRQQGRKGALAALRDAQLLKTIYAWGLRRREALGLDVVDLRTNAKTPQWGRFGLLHVRHGKSSKGSIPKRRSVLSLPEFDWAIDGLRVYVEQVREKFNPGNHPGLWPTERGTRVGDRYLDRRFAQLRDEAGLPGALTLHSLRHSYVTHLIELGYAEQFVQTQVGHAYASTTAIYTSVTDDYRNRVLAAAIDKFYFPEGST, from the coding sequence GTGAGTGATGATGCGGAGGTGCTGCTGCTTCGGCAGCCGGGCGTCGTGCCGTTGCATGAGGACGCGGCCGTGTTCAGCGGAATGCTCGATGGGTTTTCCCGCCAGCAGACGAGCCGTGGCCTGGCGACGCAGACTATTCAGATGCGCCGCTGGCAGGTGGAGCGGTTCCAGCGGTTCGCGGACTCATACCCGTGGGAGTGGCTGCCGGGTGACGTCGAGGACTTTACGACGAGCCTGTTCAGCGGCCCACGCCCGTTGGCGCGGTCGACAGTGCGGATCTATCACCTGACGTTGCGCGCGTTCTGCGACTTCATCACCGACCAGCGCTACGGCTGGGTCGCGGAGTGCCGGTCTCGGTTCGGGTCGGTGCCGACACAGGTATGCTTCGAGTGGAACACGGTCGCGCACACCGTCGATTTCGAGGGCACGCCGGGCCGTCGCCCGCTGGACTATGACGAGCTGGAGGCACTGTTCGCCGTCGCGGACGCCCGAGTGGAGACGCTGCGACAGCAGGGCCGCAAGGGCGCGCTGGCCGCGCTGCGGGACGCGCAGTTGCTGAAGACGATCTACGCGTGGGGGCTACGCCGCCGCGAGGCGCTGGGTCTGGATGTGGTCGATCTGCGCACGAACGCGAAGACACCGCAATGGGGCCGGTTCGGGCTGCTACACGTGCGGCACGGGAAGTCCTCGAAAGGCTCGATCCCCAAGCGTCGCTCGGTACTGTCGCTACCGGAGTTCGACTGGGCCATCGACGGGCTGCGCGTCTACGTCGAGCAGGTTCGGGAGAAGTTCAACCCCGGCAACCATCCGGGACTATGGCCGACCGAGCGCGGCACGCGCGTCGGTGACCGCTACCTCGACCGCCGGTTCGCACAGCTGCGCGACGAGGCCGGGCTGCCCGGCGCGTTGACCCTGCACAGCCTGCGCCACTCCTACGTGACGCATCTGATCGAGCTCGGTTACGCGGAGCAGTTCGTGCAGACCCAAGTCGGTCACGCCTACGCCTCGACGACGGCGATCTACACCTCGGTGACCGATGACTACCGCAATCGTGTCCTGGCTGCGGCGATCGACAAGTTCTACTTCCCGGAAGGAAGCACCTGA